The Procambarus clarkii isolate CNS0578487 chromosome 39, FALCON_Pclarkii_2.0, whole genome shotgun sequence region AGTGCGACTACCGGTAGACAACGTCGCAGTGCGTCTACCGATAGACGACGTCGCAGTGCGTCTACCGGTAGACGACGTCGCAGTGCGTCTACCGATAGACGACGTCGCAGTGCGTCTACCGGTAGACGACGTCGCAGTGCGTCTACCGATAGACGACGTCGCAGTGCGTCTACCGGTAGACGACGTCGCAGTGCGTCTACCGATAGACGACGTTACAGTGCGTCTACCGATAGACGACGTCGCAGTGCGTCTACCGATAGACGACGTTACAGTGCGTCTACCGATAGACGACGTCGCAGTGCGTCTACCGATAGACGACGTCGCAGTGCGTCTACCGGTAGACGACGTCGCAGTGCGTCTACCGATAGACGACGTCGCAGTGCGTCTACCGGTAGACGACGTCGCAGTGCGTCTACCGGTAGACGACGTCGCAGTGCGTCTACCGATAGACGACGTCGCAGTGCGTCTACCGGTAGACGACGTCGCAGTGCGTCTACCGATAGACGACGTCGCAGTGCGTCTACCGGTAGACGACGTCGCAGTGCGTCTACCGATAGACGACGTTACAGTGCGTCTACCGATAGACGACGTCGCAGTGCGTCTACCGATAGACGACGTTGCAGTACGTCTACCGATAGACGACGTCGCAGTGCGTCTACCGATAGACGACGTTGCAGTACGTCTACCGATAGACGACGTCGCAGTGCGTCTACCGATAGACGACGTTGCAGTACGTCTACCGATAGACGACGTCGCAGTGCGTCTACCAATAGACGACGTCGCAGTGCGTCTACCGATAGACGACGTCGCAGTGCGTCTACCGATAGACAACGTCGCAGTGCGTCTACCGATAGACGACGTCGCAGTGCGTCTACCGATAGACGACGTCGCAGTGCGTCTACCGATAGACGACGTCGCAGTGCGTCTTCCGATAGACGACGTCGCAGTGCGTCTACCGATAGACGACGTCGCAGTGCACGTCTACCGATAGACGACGTCGCAGTGCGTCTACCGATAGACGACGTTGCAGTACGTCTACCGATAGACGACGTCGCAGTGCGTCTACCGATAGACGACGTTGCAGTACGTCTACCGATAGACGACGTCGCAGTGCGTCTACCGATAGACGACGTTGCAGTACGTCTACCGATAGACGACGTCGCAGTGCGTCTACCGATAGACGACGTTGCAGTACGTCTACCGATAGACGACGTCGCAGTGCGTCTACCGATAGACGACGTTGCAGTACGTCTACCGATAGACGACGTCGCAGTGCGTCTACCGATAGACGACGTTGCAGTACGTCTACCGATAGACGACGTCGCAGTGCGTCTACCGATAGACGACGTTGCAGTACGTCTACCGATAGACGACGTCGCAGTGCGTCTACCGATAGACGACGTTGCAGTACGTCTACCGATAGACGACGTCGCAGTGCGTCTACCGATAGACGACGTTGCAGTACGTCTACCGATAGACGACGTCGCAGTGCGTCTACCGATAGACGACGTTGCAGTACGTCTACCGATAGACGACGTCGCAGTGCGTCTACCGATAGACGACGTTGCAGTACGTCTACCGATAGACGACGTCGCAGTGCGTCTACCGATAGACGACGTTGCAGTACGTCTACCGATAGACGACGTCGCAGTGCGTCTACCGATAGACGACGTTGCAGTACGTCTACCGATAGACGACGTCGCAGTGCGTCTACCGATAGACGACGTTGCAGTACGTCTACCGATAGACGACGTCGCAGTGCGTCTACCGATAGACGACGTTGCAGTACGTCTACCGATAGACGACGTCGCAGTGCGTCTACCGATAGACGACGTTGCAGTACGTCTACCGATAGACGACGTCGCAGTGCGTCTACCGATAGACGACGTTGCAGTACGTCTACCGATAGACGACGTCGCAGTGCGTCTACCGATAGACGACGTTGCAGTGCGTCTACCGATAGACGACGTCGCAGTGCGTCTACCGATAGACGACGTCGCAGTGCGTCTACCGATAGACGACGTCGCAGTGCGTCTACCGATAGACGACGTCGCAGTGCGTCTACCGATAGACGACGTAGCAGTGCGTCTACCGATAGACGACGTCGCAGTGCGTCTACCGATAGACGACGTAGCAGTGCGTCTACCGATAGACGACGTCGCAGTACGTCTACCGATAGACGACGTCGCAGTGCGTCTACCAATAGACGACGTTGCAGTACGTCTACCGATAGACGACGTCGCAGTGCGTCTACCGATAGACGACGTTGCAGTACGTCTACCGATAGACGACGTCGCAGTGCGTCTACCGATAGACGACGTTGCAGTACGTCTACCGATAGACGACGTCGCAGTGCGTCTACCGATAGACGACGTCGCAGTACGTCTACCGATAGACGACGTAGCAGTGCGTCTACCGATAGACGACGTCGCAGTACGTCTACCGATAGACGACGTAGCAGTGCGTCTACCGATAGACGACGTTGCAGTACGTCTACCGATAGACGACGTCGCAGTGCGTCTACCGATAGACGACGTTGCAGTACGTCTACCGATAGACGACGTCGCAGTGCGTCTACCGATAGACGACGTTGCAGTACGTCTACCGATAGACGACGTCGCAGTGCGTCTACCTGATAGACGACGTCGCAGTACGTCTACCGATAGACAACGTCGCAGTGCGTCGAATGGCAGTACTGGTACTTGCGATAATTTTTTTCCCCAGCGGGAGTGGAGGATGATGAGAGCCTTATGTTGTTCCATCGTAAGCTTCTCCCCCAGATCAAACACCAGAAATTCCCAGCAGCATCAAAAGGAGCCACCAAGCCGGGGAGACGGTGTCATATAAAAGTTAGACTAAGAGTTTACGCTCTCCAtgtacactcactctctcactggtTTACATATCAGTCTCACTACtccttttttttaattatttttgtaatGAAATTATTCCATTCTTGATTTAACCTTTTCCTTCTCTCATTTATAGTTAACATCGTGAAATAATATTCTTTCTTCTCTGGTGTTGTCACTCCTTTCCCGTCTCTTCCATAAGCGTTGTCTCCTTttgcctctctctccctctctctccactcttctctctcttcccccccccctctctcccacccaaGCTACACACACTGCTGAACTCATTAGAGGATTAACAACAGAACTTTGAGGCCAATTTCTTATAGTGTGTGTGAGAGGATGCAGGCAGACAATCCCACACACAGGCTTCAACACAGAGGAGTTCAACCCTCTAACCTGCTCGGCTTTAAAGCTGTGTTGAGTTACTGGAGAATTAAATACCTTGCGTAAATTAGGATGTATCTCATGTGAGTTAAACTGCCGCGCGAGAGTTTGTAGGGCATCTAACGATTGCTTTATACGTTTGGGTTGAATAAATGatatttgatgaaatatctgtggcCAAAATGGTCACGAGGGGTATTGGGTTAAGGGTCAGACGACATCCAATACTTTTGGACAGTCAGTGTGGTCGAGTGGTTATTGTAGTGGACACGCCAAGGGGGCATGGAGGCCCCTGGCTGACCGGGTTCGAACCTTTCAGAGGTCAAGAGTGTTCTGATGCATGTTGGCTTGGGGGCCATTCAAACTTGTCGCTACAAGgggaccctagagcggcaagttctctattccagcgcctcagtgtggcgatccagagggggaatgcccgctgcgtcctcggttcctgcccggcgtcggaggagttcgaagaaatctatAAACTCTAGGAAACAAACTTTCCGTAATTTCCTCCTAATGTTCACTTTTTATAAACAATCagctatgtaaatatatatatgtgtgtgtgtgtgtgtgtgtgtgtgtgtgtgtagagagagagagagaaagagagagagagagagagagagagagagaaagagagaaagagagaaagagagagagagagagagagagagagagagagagagagagagagagagagagagagagagagagagagagagagagagagagagagagagagagagagagagggggggtattTAAGACTTGAATCACAAGTACTGTGTGTAAACAGAGACATCTCGTATTTCAGCTTTAATACAACGCTAGTCTGCATGAATGGGTCTTTAATGCAAGTAATTCATATATTTGTCAGGAATGTTGTGGCCTTTTTAAATACGATTTTTACGAGTATGacaggatgggtgtgtgtgtgtggtggggggaggtaGGAGGGATGTCTATGGGTGTGggtggtttgggggggggggtaggttgggtgtgtgggtggttggggggggtaggttgggtgtgtgtgggtggggctgGGACAGGCTGGGTGCAGATGGGCGAAGGTATTAGTGATAGCATACTTTTAATTACTCAGAAATACTACCATAACTACCATTTAATAACGATCTCCCTCCAGGTAAAGACTGCCACCTGAACTCCCACACTTGCTACAGTGAAGCTACACTGACGTCGTCAAAGCACTGTCCAACAACTTTATTACAGTCGTTAATAGTATCAGTTTTCCGCCGGGTTGGTTCCTTACTGACTCGGCCTCTTCAGTAAATAAATCCAAATAAATACAATCAATTGTCAGTAAAGCTTTGTGGGAACAGAACAAAGCGCAGTGTCGCAAATGGGCTCTTCTCTACCACTTAGATAACCTAATCTGGGTAACCATTTTTTTTCTGGAAAACCATTTACCATTTTTGGGTAACGAGATTGACTCAGTGAATCCTTTGACTCCGTGAATCCTTCCACCAGTACTGCATCATTACCACATATATAACTGAGCACTGAATGCCCTTACAGTCTTGACACTAAATGAATTAGAAAATCCGAAGTAGCTGTGATGACGATTCGAATCTATGAATAGGGTGTTCCCCAGACACACATATACACTGTAGATGACTAGACCACAACATGATCTGGAGCGTATGACTGGGtccacccagcacataggttcaaaTCGTCATCATAGCTCCTACGGATTCTTTCACTGACACAGTCACGTTAGTGCCCTTCCTCTGTGTGTATTGAATTGATGATGCGGTGTGAGCCTCTATTGAGCTCTAGAGTGCGTTGTGTATTGGAGGAAAGCTGCAACCGGTTACTCTCGCATAGTTTCGTTGCTAATAGCCTGCATAGTGACCACCATGGGggactggtgttgttgctggcggTGGCAAGGAGTTAAAGTAATCTGTCCTCCCCTTCACACACTCCTTCTTCTGCTGTGCCCTTTCATCTGAAGTTGTTCCTTCATTTTACAGTGTCTCCCTCTCATTTCTTGCATACCTCTACCCTTCCAACCtgctcttacccctccctccaaTCTCCAAACTCCCTCCTATCCCTCCTATCCCTCCCTCCTAGCCTTCCCACCCCTCCTTCTTCTTTTCCCTTCCTCTGGGACAAGAGGCAACTCCTTCGTTTTATTTTGAGAAAGAAATACATTAATGATTAGCTCATGTACCCCAGAGAATTGGAATGTCTAAGCGCTATATGGCCGTTgccggagaaggggggggggagggttagttGGGGATTCATAGGGAGGGGTGGCTGGGGTTTGGAagtggggtggagtggggggggacgTACTGGAGAACGGGTGGCACGGGGTTACTTTGTTGTTGATTGTTGTTaatgattcgctacctggaatgtAAAAttccaagtatcacgggctatggtgagcccgtaggcctTTCACGGGGATACTAGTGGAATGAAAGCCATCTTTAGAGCGAACTGGAAGAGTATAGACTACAAGATGTGGGAGGGGGGGTATATGGGAGGAACTGGGAGTGAGCAGTCCAGTGGATACGTGCGCGCGCACCAACAGAACTGTGTTTTATTTGTTGActaaactacacactagaaagtgaaaggacgacgacgtttcggtccgtcttggaccattctcaagttgattgtcgaTTGTGTTTTATTTGAGGATGAAGACTTGCGAAGCCAGTGTGGGGCTTTTGAGGCTTCATAAAGGCTTCATAAAATCACGTAGAAGACTGAAAGGCTTCTGAAAGTTtattgaaacgtagtaatttgcacAGGCAAAGTGGGGTTGGTGAACGAGGCTTTTATAGGAGTCCGGAAGCTATTGGAGACTTTTAAGTGACTTTGCAGGCCATTGAAGGATTTTAAAGGCTTTACAGGGACACGGAAGCTAGGATTCCATAACCCTGTAAAGATTTACGTTTTTTAACCCTGTAAATCCTGTTTACAGGATTCTGTGGCTCTTTAGTGGTCAATAGAATATTCTGAAGGCTTTGGGAGACTATTGGAAACTTCGGAAACCTTTCTTTGTAGGACTGAAGGGTTTATTAGGTTGTTGTTGCTTATAGAGGGCTGTTGTGGTTCAGGAAGAGTTGGTGTGGCTTAGGTAGGATCGTGGTATACTATGGAGGGTTGTAGTGTCCTATGGAGGGTTGTAGTATCCTATGGAGGGGTTgtagtaacagctgtctaactcccaggtacctatttactgataggtaacaggggcattcagggtggaaagaaattttgcccatttgtttctgcctagtccgggaatcgatcctgggccacaggattacgagtcccgcgcacTGTCCACTGAGCTACCAGACctcttaatgtgtgtgtgtacgtgtgtgtgtgtgtgtgtgtgtgtgtgtgtgtgtgtgtgtgtgtgtgtgtgtgtgtgtgtgtgtgtgtgtgtgtgtgtgtgtgtgtgtgtgtgtgtgtgagttacgGCCCAGCTCTGCAAGGCATATTAAACACGATTGGCGCAGTGTAGTCGTCGCCGTTTTGCTTCTATTGTGTTGCGTTTCTTTACACTGCTGAATTTTGTTACTTCTTTTAATGAAGTCATTTGTACCATCTATTACCCAGTTATTGGTACAACTGTTTGCCTCTTGCGTTACTCTGTGAAAACAAGATTGAATCATTGATAAATATGAATTTAGAACGAAACGTTAACGAAGCCTACCGTAATCACCCTTGGTAATAATTGGGGTAGTTAAGAGCCGTAGTTTGGTGGCGTGTTTAGTGGTTTGTGATTGGCCAATTAATCCCGTCGTTGTTATACTGACTGGGAGGAGCCCCTCTATTGATTCATGGTCTGGTTCCTCTGCCCCAGTATTCCCATTTCTTGTCTCCCTTTTCTACGCCATTAGGGTTGTTTTAATATaacagaaaaggggggggggggtggagaatgAGAGTAAAggggaagaagaaggaagagggggaagaggagaagaAGCACGAGGGAAGGTGGAAGTGGAAAGGGCATTAGAAAGATACAGCAAAAGAGGAAACAAGGAAAGATTCCCTGTTcagaaacagggaatagtgagaaGGAAGGCGGACCGGAGAACAAGAGAGACGAAGCAGGGAAGAGAGGAGCCGGGGAGAGGGGAgtaaggagagtgagggagagtgagggagaggaagggTCAAATATTtcccctcaccaacacacactgtcACTAAGTTTATCATAACACCGCCAATTTGATTAGAATGGGCGAATGGTAAGAGacggaggagggagggaagaggaagaggaaaatgaggagggagaggagatagTGTAGGAGAAGATGCTGGACTAAGAGGAAGAGAAGATGGTATAATTACCTAAGAGTGACTAGGAGGGAGTAGGAGTCCAGCTGTTCCTGACCCGCCTCCTGTTGTGGGCCGTCTTGGGTTATAACTTAATTATTCTAACGGTAGCGTAGGAGCAGAAGgaagcggaggaggaggaggaggagaagaagtagaatgaggaggaggagcagaaggaggagggaggaggagggaggagaggaatGTGTAGGTGGTGAGTTATATTCTTTGGTATTTGATTAatattcaatttatattattTCCTTTCTTCCTTGCGAagtgtgtgcttacctagatgctcTCAGTAATCAATCTCGCTACACACCGAAAGATCTCTCCCCCTGCATCCCATTCACCCGTAtgctgacttaacctaacttccctttctctctctctctctctctctctctctctctctctctctctctctctctctctctctctctctctctctctctctctctctctctctctctctctctctctttctctctctctttctctctttctctctttctttctctctttctctctctctttctctttctctctttctctctttctctctctttctctctctttctctctctttctctctctctctctctctctctctctctctctctctctctctctctttctcagcaCAGAATATTTGAGCTAAGCTTAGGATGGAGACCTATTTCATGATCTCCATCTGCACACTGGGAATAGCTTTTTTAAGGCGCGTTATGAGGTTACCAGAAAGACAAATTGGGTGTTTACAGCGTTTTATACCGACCGGTCAAGGGTTCACTGTGTTGTAAGCCCCGCACTGCTTAACCTAGTTGTTGTGTTGTAAATCCACACAACTTGGTGATGTAGTTTACACAACACTGGGCTGTGTTTTGTCTGAACTTCACAGCACTGGCAAGGTTAGCTGTGTTATTAGCTCACAGGAGGCGTGTTGGTTGGACCATAAGCTCACAGAAGGAGTGCTGGTTGTACCATAAGCTCACATCCTCAACATGACATCAATAACTCAGGATCTACCCAAAAGCAACCAATATTTTAACCATGTCACTACAACCATCCCAAGACAACCACCAAACAACAGCTGTCCTACAACAACTATTACACATCCCATAACGAGCATCTGTGTATGTATAAACACcacatatatacagagagagagagagagagagagagagagagagagagagagagagagagagagagagagagagagagagagagagaatcaataCAATAGCCGTAAGCAAAGAACATTGTTCCCAGAATTAGTGAAAAGAAGATTGCTATTTATCGAGTTACCCACCAAGACAGCGGTTATTATCTATTCTCAAGAAGGTAACCCACAATAGTCGACTAACTCCCGGGTCTCTAAATACTACAAGCTGAACAGTTGCATCAGGTTCAAGGAGACGTGCCCAGTCTCGTTCTACCCGGAAATCGAACTCAGAATTAATCGGTTGAGAGTTGATTAAGCATTTACTTACACCTGCTTACGAAAACCTGTAAATCTTCAAACAATCATGACGGATTTGTCTatttttcaatttactaatttggCATCAACACAATCCAAAATACCCGAGAAGCGTTCAGTGTTAGTATGTAGCAAATCGCACATGAGAGACAGCAGCGACTGTGAAACTTTTCAGGTAGCACAAGTTATAGTTGGTACAATATTTCCACTGAATCGGGTTGTTCATCCTATCTTGAGTACCATACTTAAACCACACACGACTGTACACAGGACCAGACATTCCCGCATTTccttaaacaggaccccacaagaCCACGCAGGTCCATTCACGACCATTCAACTTTACACGGGACTACAGATCACTACTCGCGATTATACAGAAGCACACAGGACCAGATTTCCCTGCACAGGACCAGATTTCCCTGCACAGCACCAGATTTCCCTGCACAGGACCAGATCTCCCTGCACAGGACCACACCGAACAACATAATACCATCAAACAATCCCATTCAAGCAACATACCCTTCACTTATTCAAGGACATATGTCGTCCAGCGAGCATTCATTCCTCGCCCGACCCGGATACGGAAGAAATTTTCTCATTTCATTAACCTGGGCACTAGCAGACTTGAAccacggaccccccccccccccacacgtgtCTGAGGCCCAAGCTCAATCGATCGTGCTATTGAGGGGTcttacagatctggaagcgtatccggaagatagcgggtaaattcgttcccgatgtttcaccggtccttcacctccatgatactcttgtggcggacccgttgcaggtcgcttccgtgctgggttcccacttttcttctgttagctctggtcttcatcttccccaatcttttcttcttcgtaaacctgtccttgagtctcgtcctttagatttcttcactcgtcttcaacttccctataatgatcccttctctctctctctgaacttcgttcagccctggcagaacgaagttctgcggttctacggcggcgggctccgatggtattcactatgagatgcttcgccatctccctccgtgcacgtttcagtatttactgagtctgtataatcggatctgggagtcgtcgtcagtccctgaggactggctcgatgccgttgtcctccctgttcgcaaaccggggtctctgggtacttcccctaaggactttcgccctattgctctcacaagttgtgtctgcaaactctttgaacgtatggttaacgttcgtctgatgtggttcctggaacaccatcacctcctctccccttctcaatttggtttccgcaagtgccgcagcacgacagatgtcctggtgaacttggaggtctatattcgtactgcttttgctgcgaagacctccgttgttgccgtcctttttgacctggaaaaggcttacgacaccacttggagatatcatattctatctcaacttcattcttttggccttcgtggtcatctccctctctttctccgcagcttcctctcc contains the following coding sequences:
- the LOC123751421 gene encoding uncharacterized protein — translated: MTTDPSWLHLIYWDNFSPYHDIYCLAFSTFNFFHLSLYCRLPLQYTSPTPLNLFHTLDLSLTTDLSLTLVAGCWNTKPLSARLKMLITISIVRLPIDDVAVRLPIDDVAVRLPIDDVAVRLPIDDVAVRLPIDDVAVRLPVDNVAVRLPIDDVAVRLPVDDVAVRLPIDDVAVRLPVDDVAVRLPIDDVAVRLPVDDVAVRLPIDDVTVRLPIDDVAVRLPIDDVTVRLPIDDVAVRLPIDDVAVRLPVDDVAVRLPIDDVAVRLPVDDVAVRLPVDDVAVRLPIDDVAVRLPVDDVAVRLPIDDVAVRLPVDDVAVRLPIDDVTVRLPIDDVAVRLPIDDVAVRLPIDDVAVRLPIDDVAVRLPIDDVAVRLPIDDVAVRLPIDDVAVRLPIDDVAVRLPIDDVAVRLPIDNVAVRLPIDDVAVRLPIDDVAVRLPIDDVAVRLPIDDVAVHDVAVRLPIDDVAVRLPIDDVAVRLPIDDVAVRLPIDDVAVRLPIDDVAVRLPIDDVAVRLPIDDVAVRLPIDDVAVRLPIDDVAVRLPIDDVAVRLPIDDVAVRLPIDDVAVRLPIDDVAVRLPIDDVAVRLPIDDVAVRLPIDDVAVRLPIDDVAVRLPIDDVAVRLPIDDVAVRLPIDDVAVRLPIDDVAVRLPIDDVAVRLPIDDVAVRLPIDDVAVRLPIDDVAVRLPIDDVAVRLPIDDVAVRLPIDDVAVRLPIDDVAVRLPIDDVAVRLPIDDVAVRLPIDDVAVRLPIDDVAVRLPIDDVAVRLPIDDVAVRLPIDDVAVRLPIDDVAVRLPIDDVAVRLPIDDVAVRLPIDDVAVRLPIDDVAVRLPIDDVAVRLPIDDVAVRLPIDDVAVRLPIDDVAVRLPIDDVAVRLPIDDVAVRLPIDDVAVRLPIDDVAVRLPIDDVAVRLPIDDVAVRLPIDDVAVRLPIDDVAVRLPIDDVAVRLPIDDVAVRLPIDDVAVRLPIDDVAVRLPIDDVAVRLPDRRRRSTSTDRQRRSASNGSTGTCDNFFPQREWRMMRALCCSIVSFSPRSNTRNSQQHQKEPPSRGDGVI